A genome region from Pseudomonas sp. S06B 330 includes the following:
- the dinB gene encoding DNA polymerase IV, translating to MSQRKIIHIDCDCFYAAIEMRDDPRLAGRPLAVGGSAERRGVIATCNYEARAYGVRSAMSSRHALHLCPDLLIVKPRMDAYKEASREIHTIFRDYTDLIEPLSLDEAYLDVSDSSWFAGSATRIAADIRRRVAQQLHITVSAGVAPNKFLAKIASDWRKPNGLFVITPNEVEAFVAALPVSKLHGVGKVTADKLGRLGITHCLELRDWSRLALAREFGSFGERLWGLARGIDDRVVHNDSRRQSVSVENTYDTDLPDLASCLEKLPELMETLAGRMARIDDSYRPGKPFVKVKFHDFTQTTLEQAGAGRDLGSYQLLLSQAFARGSKPVRLLGIGVRLQDLRGGHEQLELFSRD from the coding sequence ATGTCCCAGCGCAAGATCATCCATATTGATTGCGATTGCTTCTACGCCGCTATTGAAATGCGTGACGACCCGCGCCTGGCTGGACGGCCGCTGGCGGTAGGGGGCTCGGCTGAGCGGCGTGGCGTCATTGCTACCTGCAACTACGAGGCTCGGGCGTATGGGGTGCGTTCGGCGATGTCGTCCCGACATGCACTTCACCTGTGCCCCGATTTGTTGATCGTCAAGCCACGTATGGATGCTTATAAAGAAGCATCTCGGGAAATTCACACGATCTTTCGCGATTACACCGACCTGATCGAGCCGTTGTCGCTGGACGAAGCCTACCTGGATGTTTCCGACAGCTCCTGGTTCGCCGGCAGTGCCACGCGCATAGCCGCCGATATTCGCCGTCGGGTAGCCCAGCAACTGCATATCACGGTGTCGGCTGGGGTGGCACCGAACAAGTTCCTGGCCAAGATCGCCAGTGACTGGCGTAAACCCAATGGCTTGTTTGTGATCACCCCCAATGAAGTCGAAGCCTTTGTTGCCGCGCTGCCGGTCAGCAAGTTGCACGGTGTGGGGAAGGTAACCGCCGACAAGCTCGGGCGCCTGGGTATCACCCACTGCCTGGAGCTGCGCGACTGGAGTCGGTTGGCGTTGGCACGCGAATTTGGCAGCTTTGGCGAACGGCTGTGGGGGCTGGCGCGGGGTATCGATGATCGCGTGGTGCACAATGACAGCCGTCGTCAGTCGGTCAGTGTGGAAAACACCTACGACACGGATCTGCCTGACCTGGCCAGTTGCCTGGAAAAACTACCGGAACTGATGGAAACCCTGGCGGGACGAATGGCGCGTATCGATGACAGTTACCGACCGGGCAAGCCCTTCGTCAAAGTGAAGTTTCACGACTTTACCCAGACGACTCTGGAACAGGCCGGTGCCGGACGCGACTTGGGCAGTTACCAGTTATTGCTCAGCCAGGCGTTTGCCCGGGGCAGCAAACCGGTACGGTTGTTGGGGATTGGTGTGCGTTTGCAGGATTTGCGGGGTGGCCATGAACAGCTGGAGCTGTTTAGTCGCGATTGA
- the mprF gene encoding bifunctional lysylphosphatidylglycerol flippase/synthetase MprF gives MRSQRSETEAPVTSALPNAAQHLRWIDRLSRYRQPISLAVTLLLFTIALIACRHLLSELDIYVLHDSLLAVPPAALTGAVLTTVVGFIILLGYEWSASRYAGVQLPLQTLAMGGFSAFAIGNAIGLSLLSGGSVRYRLYARQGVAAAEVARMTLFASLSLGCALPPLAALATLSNLSAAAAALHLPQALLAAIALAVLGLALLLMYGLYRRRLPEQPLADNLLVRIGRRTLRLPGARLTFLQLLITALDVAAAATVLYLLLPDAPPFGAFLLVYLLALAAGVLSHVPGGVGVFEAVLLAAFADQLGAAPLAAALLLYRLIYVVLPLLLACALLLASEARRFILARQAIRAASGLAAPVLAVLVFLSGVVLLFSGATPEIDERLQHLGFLIPHRLIDASHFGASLIGVLCLLLAQGLRRRLSAAWMLTTILLLVGALLSLLKGFDWEEASILTFTACLLALFRRSFYRPSRLLELPFSPVYLAASACVLGASIWLLLFAYQDVPYSHQLWWQFTLDADAPRGLRSALGSAVLLVAVALTWLLRTARPVIHLPNAQELQRASVILQASDQPDGGLALTGDKALLFHPDGDAFLMYAHRGRSLVALYDPIGPAQKRAEMIWQFRDLCDVHHARPVFYQVRAENLPFYMDIGLTAIKLGEEARVDLKRFDLDAKGKEMKDLRYTWNRGGRDGLSLEVHEPGQAPLDELKVISDAWLSGKNVREKGFSLGRFSPEYLQHFRIALIRFEGRPVAFANLLETHSRELASLDLMRAHPQAPKLTMEFMMIGLIQHYKSQAYTRFSLGMVPLSGLQPRRGAPLTQRLGSMVFQRGEQLYNFQGLRRFKDKFQPDWEPRYMAVPAGLDPLVALADTAALIAGGLTGLVKR, from the coding sequence ATGCGCAGCCAGAGATCCGAAACAGAAGCGCCCGTTACCTCCGCTTTGCCCAACGCCGCCCAGCATTTGCGCTGGATTGACCGCTTGAGCCGCTACCGTCAGCCCATCAGCCTGGCCGTGACCTTGCTGCTGTTCACCATTGCCCTGATCGCCTGTCGCCATCTGCTCAGCGAACTGGACATCTATGTACTGCATGACTCGTTGCTCGCTGTACCGCCCGCAGCCCTGACCGGCGCAGTTCTGACCACCGTCGTCGGCTTCATCATCCTGCTTGGTTACGAATGGTCAGCCAGTCGCTATGCCGGCGTTCAATTGCCGCTACAGACCTTGGCCATGGGTGGGTTCAGCGCGTTCGCCATTGGTAACGCCATAGGCCTGTCGCTCCTTTCCGGTGGCTCGGTACGCTACCGGCTGTATGCCCGCCAGGGTGTTGCTGCCGCTGAAGTTGCACGCATGACCCTGTTCGCCAGCCTTTCGCTGGGCTGTGCGCTGCCGCCGCTAGCAGCCTTGGCAACCTTGAGCAACTTGTCGGCGGCAGCGGCAGCGCTGCATCTTCCCCAAGCACTGCTGGCAGCTATAGCCCTGGCTGTACTGGGCCTGGCACTGCTGTTGATGTACGGCCTGTACCGTCGCCGCCTGCCGGAGCAACCCCTGGCAGACAATCTACTGGTGCGCATCGGGCGCCGCACCCTGCGCCTGCCTGGAGCACGCCTGACTTTCCTGCAATTGCTGATTACTGCGCTGGATGTTGCGGCAGCGGCGACCGTGCTGTACCTCCTGCTACCGGATGCGCCGCCCTTCGGCGCCTTCCTACTGGTGTACCTACTGGCCCTTGCTGCGGGTGTACTTAGCCATGTGCCCGGCGGCGTCGGGGTGTTCGAGGCAGTCCTGCTGGCGGCCTTTGCCGATCAGCTGGGCGCGGCGCCGCTGGCTGCCGCCCTGCTGCTCTATCGCCTGATCTATGTAGTGCTTCCGCTGCTGCTGGCTTGCGCCCTATTGCTGGCCAGTGAGGCACGGCGCTTCATCCTTGCCCGTCAGGCTATCAGGGCCGCGTCTGGATTGGCGGCGCCGGTACTGGCCGTCCTGGTGTTTCTCTCCGGTGTCGTACTGTTGTTTTCCGGAGCAACCCCGGAGATCGACGAGCGCCTGCAACACCTGGGCTTTCTGATCCCTCATCGGTTGATCGACGCATCGCATTTCGGCGCCAGCCTGATTGGCGTGCTATGCCTGTTGCTGGCTCAAGGCCTGCGCCGACGCCTGTCCGCCGCCTGGATGCTGACGACCATCTTGCTGCTGGTTGGCGCCCTACTCTCGCTGCTCAAGGGGTTTGACTGGGAAGAGGCCAGCATCTTGACCTTCACGGCCTGCCTGCTGGCCCTGTTCCGCCGCTCCTTCTACCGCCCCAGTCGCCTGCTGGAGCTGCCCTTCTCGCCGGTCTATCTGGCCGCCAGCGCCTGTGTTCTGGGAGCATCGATCTGGTTGCTGCTGTTCGCCTATCAGGACGTGCCCTATAGCCATCAACTCTGGTGGCAGTTCACCCTGGATGCCGACGCCCCGCGCGGCCTGCGCTCAGCCTTGGGGAGTGCGGTATTGCTGGTGGCAGTGGCCCTGACGTGGTTGTTACGCACCGCACGCCCGGTGATTCACCTACCGAACGCGCAAGAACTGCAACGAGCCAGCGTGATCCTGCAGGCTTCCGACCAACCGGATGGCGGTCTGGCGCTGACCGGCGACAAGGCCTTGCTGTTTCATCCCGATGGCGATGCCTTCCTGATGTACGCCCATCGCGGCCGCAGCCTGGTCGCGCTGTACGATCCGATCGGCCCGGCACAAAAGCGAGCCGAGATGATCTGGCAGTTTCGCGACCTGTGTGATGTGCACCACGCTCGACCAGTGTTCTACCAGGTGCGCGCAGAGAACCTGCCGTTCTACATGGACATCGGCCTGACGGCGATCAAGCTCGGCGAAGAGGCACGGGTCGACCTCAAGCGCTTCGACCTGGACGCCAAGGGCAAAGAGATGAAGGACCTGCGCTACACCTGGAATCGGGGTGGCCGCGATGGCTTGAGCCTGGAAGTGCATGAACCGGGACAAGCGCCCCTTGATGAACTCAAGGTCATTTCCGATGCCTGGCTCAGTGGCAAGAACGTCCGCGAGAAAGGCTTCTCCTTGGGCCGCTTCAGCCCCGAGTACCTACAACACTTTCGCATCGCCCTGATTCGCTTCGAAGGGCGCCCGGTAGCCTTTGCCAACTTGCTGGAAACCCATAGCCGAGAGCTTGCCAGCCTCGACCTGATGCGCGCCCACCCACAAGCACCGAAGCTGACCATGGAGTTCATGATGATCGGCTTGATCCAGCACTATAAAAGTCAGGCTTACACCCGCTTCAGCCTGGGCATGGTGCCACTTTCCGGCCTGCAACCCCGCCGTGGTGCGCCGTTGACCCAACGCTTGGGCTCGATGGTGTTCCAGCGTGGCGAGCAGCTCTATAACTTTCAGGGCCTGCGCCGGTTCAAAGACAAGTTCCAGCCGGACTGGGAACCCCGCTACATGGCTGTGCCCGCCGGACTCGATCCACTGGTGGCACTGGCTGACACCGCCGCCCTGATCGCAGGCGGCCTGACCGGACTGGTGAAACGCTGA
- a CDS encoding virulence factor family protein yields MIRRYWLHLLAALLLALLAGALGFWLWTRPAPEARLEHLTLDDGSSLTRVTPGTHPKARVAVAVLQDQALTDKQLLNLSQSSEAQMVQVILPPTDCTLQHTALNHALQQLQGPATLVAGIGPGAAQAWEWLATQTDDKAQAISVDFSVERPGCTTALPKSATHGHWNVAWNDNPDDASAAFVRDQANAETSISDYDIHLPQVLKAQLSQALLGEEGNALSIPVVEVPAGQTTDTVTLFLSGDGGWRDLDRDVAGEMAKLGYPVVGIDTLRYYWQHKTPEQSAVDLSELMQHYRQKWGTKRFVLTGYSFGADVLPAIYNRLPAEDQKRIDAVILLAFARSGSFEIEVEGWLGNAGKEAPTGPEMAKLPAAKVVCIYGEEEADESGCTDHTAVGERLKLPGGHHFDENYPALAKRLIGDIESRQGKTSVAEQN; encoded by the coding sequence ATGATTCGACGCTACTGGCTGCACCTGCTGGCGGCCCTTCTACTGGCTCTACTGGCTGGGGCCTTGGGCTTCTGGCTGTGGACCCGCCCCGCACCTGAGGCGCGCCTGGAACACCTGACCCTGGACGATGGCAGCAGCCTGACCCGGGTGACCCCTGGCACCCACCCCAAAGCACGGGTAGCCGTTGCCGTGCTGCAAGATCAGGCGCTGACCGACAAGCAACTGCTGAACCTGAGCCAAAGCAGTGAGGCGCAAATGGTCCAGGTGATCCTGCCGCCCACCGATTGCACCTTGCAACACACCGCCTTGAACCATGCCCTGCAACAACTGCAAGGCCCGGCGACCCTGGTTGCCGGTATCGGCCCAGGTGCCGCCCAGGCCTGGGAATGGCTGGCCACCCAGACAGACGACAAGGCCCAGGCTATCTCGGTGGATTTCAGTGTCGAGCGTCCCGGTTGCACCACAGCGCTGCCCAAGTCGGCGACCCACGGCCACTGGAACGTGGCCTGGAATGACAACCCCGATGACGCCAGTGCGGCATTTGTTCGAGACCAAGCCAATGCTGAGACCAGCATCAGCGATTACGACATTCATTTGCCGCAAGTACTCAAAGCTCAGCTGAGCCAAGCCTTGCTGGGCGAAGAAGGTAACGCCTTGAGCATCCCAGTGGTTGAAGTGCCGGCCGGGCAGACCACCGATACCGTGACCCTGTTTCTCTCCGGTGATGGCGGCTGGCGCGATTTGGACCGCGATGTGGCTGGTGAAATGGCCAAGCTTGGCTATCCGGTGGTCGGCATCGACACCTTGCGCTACTACTGGCAACACAAGACACCGGAACAAAGTGCCGTCGACCTGTCGGAACTAATGCAGCACTACCGGCAGAAATGGGGCACCAAGCGCTTTGTGCTGACCGGCTATTCGTTCGGCGCCGATGTCTTGCCCGCTATCTATAACCGCCTGCCCGCCGAAGACCAGAAGCGTATCGACGCCGTTATCCTGCTGGCCTTTGCCCGCAGTGGCAGCTTTGAGATCGAGGTTGAAGGCTGGCTAGGCAATGCCGGCAAAGAAGCGCCTACCGGGCCGGAAATGGCCAAACTGCCGGCAGCGAAAGTGGTGTGCATCTATGGCGAGGAAGAGGCTGATGAAAGCGGCTGCACGGATCACACGGCGGTTGGCGAGCGGCTGAAGCTGCCGGGTGGACATCACTTCGACGAAAACTACCCGGCCTTGGCCAAGCGCTTGATCGGTGATATCGAGAGTCGCCAGGGCAAGACCAGCGTTGCCGAGCAGAACTGA
- a CDS encoding potassium transporter Kup yields MVQASEQADSGHSAAKPLSLLVAAVGVVYGDIGTSPLYTLKEVFSGDYGVPVNHDGVLGILALIFWSLIWVVSIKYMLFILRADNQGEGGTMALTALARRASAPYPKLRAVMVVCGLIGAALFYGDSMITPAISVLSAVEGMELAFDGIDHWVVPVALVVLVGLFLIQKHGTARIGILFGPVMVAWFLVLAALGVHGIAQSPEVLKAINPLWAVRFFIVHPGMGVAILGAVVLALTGAEALYADMGHFGRKPIARAWFILVLPALVLNYFGQGALLLQNPEAARNPFYLLAPGWALIPLVGLATLATVIASQAVISGAFSLTRQAIQLGYVPRMQIQHTSSDEQGQIYIGAVNWALMVGVVLLVLGFESSGALASAYGVAVTGTMLMTTLLVSTVMLLLWKWPPVLAVPVLLGFLFVDGLFFAANVPKVVQGGAFPVLAGIALFVLMTTWKRGKQILVERLDEGSLPLPLFIASIRVQPPHRVEGTAIFLTARPDAVPHALLHNMLHNQVLHNQVVLLTVVSEDMPRVPAQQRFEVEAYGEGFYRVLLHFGFMDEPDVPAALKLCHLEGLDFSPMRTTFFLSRETVIPSRLVGMTHWRAMLFAFLLKNANGNLRFFKLPLNRVIELGTQVEI; encoded by the coding sequence ATGGTTCAGGCAAGCGAGCAGGCAGATTCCGGGCATTCGGCAGCGAAGCCGTTGAGCTTGCTGGTAGCGGCGGTAGGGGTGGTTTACGGCGATATCGGTACCAGTCCGCTGTACACCCTCAAGGAGGTGTTTTCCGGCGACTATGGTGTGCCGGTCAATCACGACGGGGTACTGGGCATCCTGGCGCTGATCTTCTGGTCACTGATCTGGGTGGTGTCGATCAAGTACATGCTGTTCATCCTGCGTGCCGACAACCAGGGTGAAGGCGGCACCATGGCCCTGACCGCCCTGGCCAGACGTGCGTCTGCGCCTTACCCCAAGCTGCGCGCAGTCATGGTGGTCTGCGGCCTGATCGGCGCAGCGCTGTTTTATGGCGACAGCATGATCACCCCGGCGATCTCGGTGTTGTCGGCGGTGGAGGGGATGGAGCTGGCCTTCGATGGCATCGATCACTGGGTGGTGCCGGTGGCTCTGGTGGTGCTGGTGGGGCTGTTTCTGATCCAGAAGCATGGCACCGCACGCATCGGTATTCTGTTCGGGCCAGTAATGGTGGCCTGGTTTTTGGTGCTGGCGGCGCTGGGCGTGCATGGCATTGCCCAGAGCCCGGAAGTGCTCAAGGCGATCAATCCGCTCTGGGCGGTACGCTTCTTTATTGTCCATCCGGGCATGGGGGTGGCGATCCTGGGGGCTGTGGTGTTGGCGTTGACCGGTGCCGAGGCACTGTACGCCGACATGGGCCACTTCGGCCGCAAGCCGATTGCCCGGGCCTGGTTCATCCTGGTGCTACCGGCGCTGGTGCTCAACTACTTCGGTCAGGGCGCCTTGTTGCTGCAAAACCCTGAAGCTGCACGCAATCCCTTCTATCTATTGGCACCGGGCTGGGCATTGATACCCCTGGTCGGTCTTGCCACCTTGGCGACAGTGATTGCCTCTCAGGCGGTCATCTCCGGGGCCTTCTCCCTGACCCGGCAAGCCATTCAGCTTGGCTACGTGCCACGCATGCAAATCCAGCACACCTCAAGCGACGAGCAGGGCCAGATCTATATTGGGGCGGTGAACTGGGCGCTGATGGTTGGCGTGGTCTTGCTGGTGCTGGGCTTCGAGTCGTCCGGGGCACTGGCCTCGGCCTATGGGGTAGCCGTGACCGGGACAATGCTGATGACCACGCTGCTGGTGTCCACGGTGATGCTGTTGCTGTGGAAGTGGCCACCGGTATTGGCGGTGCCCGTGTTGCTGGGCTTTTTGTTTGTCGATGGTCTGTTCTTTGCTGCAAACGTCCCTAAAGTGGTGCAAGGCGGCGCCTTTCCGGTATTGGCGGGGATTGCTCTGTTTGTGCTGATGACCACCTGGAAGCGCGGCAAGCAGATCCTGGTAGAGCGCCTCGATGAAGGTAGCCTGCCGTTGCCACTGTTTATTGCCAGCATCCGTGTGCAACCACCGCACCGGGTCGAAGGCACGGCGATTTTTCTGACTGCGCGACCAGACGCCGTCCCCCATGCTTTGCTGCACAACATGTTGCATAACCAGGTGTTGCACAATCAGGTGGTGCTGTTGACGGTAGTCAGTGAGGACATGCCACGGGTGCCAGCGCAGCAACGCTTCGAGGTCGAAGCCTATGGGGAGGGGTTCTACCGGGTACTTCTGCACTTTGGTTTCATGGACGAACCGGATGTGCCGGCAGCGTTGAAGCTGTGTCATCTGGAGGGGCTGGATTTCAGCCCCATGCGCACCACCTTTTTTCTCAGCCGTGAGACCGTGATCCCTTCGCGGCTGGTGGGCATGACGCACTGGCGGGCGATGTTGTTTGCCTTCCTGTTGAAGAACGCCAACGGTAACCTGCGCTTTTTCAAGCTGCCGCTGAACAGGGTCATTGAGCTGGGTACCCAGGTGGAAATCTGA
- a CDS encoding phosphotransferase, translated as MRHLRSLTRALHKQQIEGITFYLDPQQHQALATAVRSFITAPQQHTALDVPEATRGVFLLHGERKWVLKHNRLTHWKKQLQNYLGLKKAFGLHDLTNEFINLWAVSAKSACAPSIAAFGYKGRFPFLKEEYLLVGFLEDHCSVDERLTAHPEQAATLLPEVFRLFARMLDEGFVHMDPHPKNILIAPDGGLRLIDFECCAHSVLDRDFSLGFLMGYFFHYWIKRFISLDDYRACCEQYLQAEQPTLQRSVFMPVYERFLNGKVSRTTRYSILTCPKAQATFKAL; from the coding sequence ATGCGCCATCTCAGGAGCCTGACCCGGGCGTTGCATAAACAGCAGATCGAGGGCATTACCTTTTATCTTGATCCGCAGCAGCATCAAGCGTTGGCTACTGCCGTGCGAAGCTTTATTACCGCACCGCAACAGCACACCGCCCTGGACGTGCCGGAAGCGACCCGCGGGGTTTTCCTGTTGCACGGTGAGCGTAAATGGGTGCTCAAACACAATCGTCTGACCCATTGGAAAAAGCAGTTGCAGAACTACCTGGGGTTGAAAAAGGCCTTCGGTCTGCATGATCTGACCAACGAATTCATCAATCTCTGGGCAGTGTCCGCCAAGTCCGCCTGTGCCCCGAGCATTGCCGCCTTCGGCTACAAGGGACGATTTCCGTTCCTCAAAGAGGAATACCTGCTGGTTGGCTTTCTGGAAGACCACTGCAGCGTTGATGAGCGGTTGACTGCACATCCCGAGCAGGCCGCAACCTTGCTGCCTGAAGTCTTCCGGCTGTTTGCACGCATGCTTGATGAAGGCTTCGTGCACATGGATCCTCACCCCAAGAACATCCTGATCGCCCCTGATGGTGGACTACGTTTGATCGACTTCGAATGTTGCGCTCACTCAGTGCTGGATCGCGACTTCAGCCTGGGATTTTTGATGGGCTATTTTTTCCATTACTGGATCAAACGATTCATCTCGCTGGACGACTACCGGGCGTGCTGCGAGCAGTATTTGCAGGCCGAGCAACCGACCTTGCAACGTAGCGTTTTCATGCCTGTATACGAGCGTTTTCTCAATGGAAAAGTCTCTCGCACAACTCGCTACTCGATTCTTACCTGCCCGAAGGCGCAGGCAACGTTCAAGGCGCTGTAG
- the rimO gene encoding 30S ribosomal protein S12 methylthiotransferase RimO, whose amino-acid sequence MSTTPTPTTPKVGFVSLGCPKALVDSERILTQLRMEGYEVVPTYQDADVVVVNTCGFIDSAKAESLEVIGEAIKENGKVIVTGCMGVEEGSIRDVHPSVLAVTGPQQYEQVVNAVHEVVPPRQDHNPLIDLVPPQGVKLTPRHYAYLKISEGCNHSCSFCIIPSMRGKLVSRPVGDVLSEAERLVKAGVKEILVISQDTSAYGVDVKYKTDFWNGRPVKTRMLELCEALSSLGAWVRLHYVYPYPNVDDIIPLMAAGKVLPYLDIPFQHASPKVLKSMKRPAFEDRTLARIKKWREQCPELIIRSTFIVGFPGETEEDFQYLLDWLTEAQLDRVGCFQYSPVEGAPANDLGLDVVPDDIKQERWDRFMAHQQAISTARLQLRIGREIDVLIDEVEEEGSVGRSYFDAPEIDGNVFIDGNHGFKPGDTVRCRVTDADEYDMWAEPI is encoded by the coding sequence ATGTCCACCACTCCTACGCCCACCACGCCTAAGGTCGGCTTCGTCTCCCTGGGTTGCCCCAAAGCCCTGGTCGATTCCGAACGCATCCTGACCCAACTGCGCATGGAAGGCTACGAAGTCGTGCCCACCTATCAGGATGCCGATGTGGTGGTGGTCAATACCTGTGGCTTCATCGACAGCGCCAAGGCCGAATCCCTTGAAGTGATCGGCGAAGCGATCAAAGAAAACGGCAAGGTCATCGTCACCGGCTGCATGGGTGTCGAAGAAGGCAGTATCCGTGACGTGCACCCAAGCGTGCTGGCTGTAACCGGCCCGCAGCAGTATGAGCAAGTCGTCAACGCCGTACACGAAGTGGTGCCGCCGCGTCAGGATCACAACCCGTTGATCGATCTGGTGCCACCGCAGGGCGTCAAGCTGACCCCGCGCCACTACGCTTACCTGAAGATTTCCGAAGGCTGCAACCACAGCTGCAGCTTCTGCATCATCCCGTCGATGCGCGGCAAGCTGGTCAGCCGCCCGGTCGGTGACGTACTCAGCGAAGCCGAACGCCTGGTCAAGGCCGGGGTCAAGGAAATTCTGGTGATCTCCCAGGACACCAGCGCCTACGGCGTCGACGTCAAGTACAAGACCGATTTCTGGAATGGCCGACCGGTCAAGACGCGCATGCTCGAACTGTGCGAAGCGCTGAGCAGCCTGGGTGCCTGGGTGCGCCTGCACTACGTCTACCCCTACCCGAACGTCGACGACATCATTCCACTGATGGCCGCCGGCAAGGTCCTGCCGTACCTGGACATCCCGTTCCAGCACGCCAGCCCGAAAGTGCTCAAGTCGATGAAGCGTCCGGCGTTTGAAGACCGCACCCTGGCGCGCATCAAAAAATGGCGCGAGCAGTGCCCGGAGCTGATCATCCGCTCCACCTTCATCGTCGGCTTCCCTGGCGAAACCGAAGAAGACTTCCAGTACCTGCTCGACTGGCTGACCGAAGCCCAGCTCGACCGCGTCGGCTGCTTCCAGTACTCGCCTGTCGAAGGCGCCCCGGCCAACGACCTGGGCCTGGATGTCGTCCCTGATGACATCAAGCAGGAACGCTGGGATCGCTTCATGGCCCATCAGCAGGCAATCAGCACTGCTCGCCTGCAACTGCGCATCGGCCGCGAAATCGACGTACTGATTGATGAAGTGGAAGAAGAAGGCTCGGTAGGCCGTAGCTACTTCGACGCCCCGGAAATCGACGGCAACGTGTTCATCGATGGCAACCACGGCTTCAAGCCTGGTGACACCGTCCGCTGCCGCGTTACCGACGCTGACGAGTACGACATGTGGGCTGAACCGATCTAA
- a CDS encoding GNAT family N-acetyltransferase, with protein sequence MYNHSRVQTPSLSDYPELANVWEASVRATHDFLPESYICLLRELLLSQYLDAVMLICCKDAKQRISGFAGVAAGRVEMLFIDPAARGQGLGKHLLRYAIDELNAIQLDVNEQNPQALGFYLRQGFEVVGRSETDGMGQPYPLLHLRLIQTKAAQTG encoded by the coding sequence ATGTACAACCACAGCCGTGTACAGACCCCCAGCCTGAGCGATTACCCGGAGTTGGCGAACGTCTGGGAAGCCTCAGTGCGAGCGACCCACGACTTCTTGCCCGAGAGCTACATCTGCCTGCTGCGTGAGCTGCTACTCAGTCAGTACCTGGACGCGGTGATGCTGATCTGCTGCAAGGATGCCAAGCAGCGCATCAGCGGTTTTGCCGGTGTGGCTGCCGGGCGCGTGGAAATGCTCTTCATCGACCCCGCAGCGCGCGGTCAAGGCTTGGGCAAGCACCTGTTGCGCTACGCCATCGACGAACTCAATGCCATTCAACTCGACGTCAACGAACAGAATCCCCAGGCGCTGGGTTTCTACCTGCGCCAAGGCTTCGAAGTGGTCGGCCGCTCGGAAACGGATGGCATGGGGCAGCCCTACCCCCTACTGCATTTGAGGCTTATTCAGACAAAAGCCGCGCAAACCGGCTGA
- a CDS encoding rRNA pseudouridine synthase, whose translation MSEPIRLSKRLIELVGCSRREAELYIEGGWVTVDGTVIDEPQFKVTEQKVELLTGARAEALEPATLLLNQPADQDIDSACNSITVASFCAELSQDRRPLKGHFARLNNVAPLQQGASGLQVFTQDWRVTRKLESDLAKLEQEYVVEVSGDMIAHGLERLNRGFTWKGKELPKIKASWQNETRLRMVMKNPQPGLIALLCSSVGVTPVSMRRIRLGGVSMSKLPLGQWRYLAASEKF comes from the coding sequence ATGTCTGAACCCATTCGCCTTTCCAAACGCCTTATCGAACTGGTCGGTTGCTCCCGACGGGAGGCTGAGCTGTACATCGAAGGCGGCTGGGTCACCGTCGATGGCACGGTCATCGATGAGCCGCAGTTCAAGGTAACCGAACAGAAGGTCGAGCTGCTGACCGGGGCCCGTGCCGAAGCCCTGGAGCCGGCAACCCTGTTGCTCAACCAGCCCGCCGACCAAGACATCGACAGCGCCTGCAACAGCATTACCGTTGCCAGCTTTTGTGCAGAGCTCAGCCAAGACCGTCGCCCGCTCAAAGGCCACTTCGCCCGCCTGAACAACGTGGCACCGTTGCAGCAAGGCGCCAGTGGCCTGCAAGTGTTCACGCAGGACTGGCGAGTAACCCGCAAGCTCGAATCTGACCTGGCCAAACTCGAGCAGGAATATGTGGTTGAGGTCAGCGGCGACATGATCGCCCACGGCCTGGAGCGCTTGAACCGCGGCTTTACCTGGAAAGGCAAGGAGCTGCCGAAGATCAAGGCCAGTTGGCAGAACGAAACGCGCCTACGCATGGTCATGAAAAACCCGCAGCCCGGCCTGATCGCCCTGCTGTGCAGCAGCGTCGGGGTCACCCCGGTGAGCATGCGACGGATTCGCCTCGGCGGCGTGTCGATGAGCAAGCTGCCCCTGGGCCAGTGGCGCTATCTGGCGGCCAGCGAAAAATTCTAG
- a CDS encoding YehS family protein produces the protein MIHNDVLRSLRYLLDVNDAKLTDIIKLSGFDVATDDIVSYLKKDDEEGFVRCPDEVIAHFLDGLVIFKRGKDDSRPPQPVELPVTNNIIMKKLRVAFELKEDDLHAILKAADFPVSKPELSALFRKVGHNNYRPCGDQLLRNFLKGLTLRVRG, from the coding sequence ATGATTCACAACGATGTACTGCGCAGCCTGCGCTACCTGCTGGACGTCAACGACGCCAAGCTGACCGATATCATCAAGCTCAGCGGCTTCGACGTCGCTACCGACGATATCGTCTCGTACCTGAAAAAAGATGACGAAGAAGGCTTCGTGCGCTGCCCTGACGAAGTCATTGCACACTTCCTCGATGGTCTGGTGATCTTCAAGCGTGGCAAGGACGACAGCCGTCCTCCACAGCCTGTAGAACTGCCGGTGACCAACAACATCATCATGAAGAAGCTGCGGGTAGCCTTCGAACTCAAGGAAGATGACCTGCACGCGATCCTCAAAGCTGCCGACTTCCCGGTGTCCAAGCCGGAACTCAGCGCCTTGTTCCGCAAGGTCGGGCACAACAACTACCGTCCGTGTGGTGACCAGTTGTTGCGCAACTTCCTCAAGGGTCTGACCCTGCGAGTGCGTGGCTGA